The genomic DNA ttCTCATGAGGCACTCTTACATGTTTTTTATGTCTAATATATAAGATTGATTTCAGACCGACTCGTATCAAATCATCAACTCTCAACCTTTCCAGCCTTGTCGATCCATTTATGCACACATGCACAGTACGTACCTTTTCCATGTATTGAGAATTCCTTGGTTTCTTTGTGTGTAGATCCTGACGGCCTCGGAAACCTCGAAGAGCCTTGGCCTTGAGAAATTTTGCTGCCTTCAGCAACAGTACAATCTGATTGTACGAGAAATTGAGTGGGAGGTCACGGAGGCCTGTTCAATGACAGGAATGGGACTCATTCCATGGAGTCCTCTCAAGGGTGGGTGGCTCTCAGGAAAGATCCATCGTGGATCCCAGGGTGCTCCTACGGGTTCACGGGTGGCCTTTGCCCAAGAAACTGGCAAAGCCAATCAAAGTGGACCCGATTTCGATTCCCTCGCTGCCCAACCTCGagtttggaacattttggacCAACTCAAGAAAACTGCCGCATCCCATGGGAAAACAGTCGCTCAGGTTCGTGGGCCCTAACATTGTATTTGTCGCTAAGTCAAACACGTGATGGAGTGTTCCCAACTTACAAGCCCAAGTCCCAATCGAGGCCGAGGCCAGTTTtcaattatgtttttttttttgctctggcAGGTTGCCATTCGCTGGTTGCTTCAAAGACCCAATGTTCCAAGCGTGGTGATTGGTGCCAAGACCCTCGGTCAACTCCAGGACAATCTGGGAGCCGTTTCATTCCAACTGTCCTTGGAGGAAATGAAGAGCCTCGACGAGGCCTCGGCCCTGCCCGCGCCCTATCCATACGAGATGATCCAAAGATTGAATACCAAACGAGTCCGTTAGATCACACGCATACgtattcttttttattgatagCACTAACATCTACGTGTCACACATACAAGAACATGCATTCTCGTGGACATCCGTCACAAATCCTTGAGGGTGATACACTCGCTTTGATTATGTTATTGTAGTTGATACTAGGTTTTGAGAAGTGAGAAAATGGAGGAGACAGTGACACAAGCCAAATAATGGaacacgcacgcacgcacccACCCACACTAGCAAACCCATCCCAGAGAGGATCGTGTTTATCCTGGTCGGAGTAGTGCTTCACTTTTTGGTGAGCATCGAGCAGAACTCTTTGTAGTTTATCCGTCCAGTGCCATCTTTATCGAATTTGTCGAAAGCGGCCTCGCGTTGCTCTTTGGAGAGGTTGGGACAGATCTTTTTGAACTCGTGGCGAGACACGAAGCCATCTCCATTCTTGTCGATGGCCTCAAAGGCCAACTCGTAGCGGCTCTTTTGCCCGCAGAACTCCTCGAAGCTCATCTTGCCGTCCATGTCACGATCTTTGGCCCGGAACACTTCCACCACTTCTTGtctgcaaaaataaaatgggGGGACCAATATGAGCACCTTCACTTTgcttaattcaatttctttaagTCCGTAATTTCTGCTTCTTGGGCGGTTCTTTTCCCCTGATGTGAACTGTTCTTGCTTTTGTATTTGGACCATGTTTTATTAATGAAAGCTATAACATTTTCTTGTGACTCAAAAACCGAAAAGTGTTAGTGAACTCAAATTTAAAAGCGTTTGATTCAGTTTTCGGTTTGTTATTACAAGAGAAAAccgatttttattttttactcACCAAATAGCGATATTGACGTACCATTTATGATATTGTTCAACTCAAAATGTGCATTTCTTGTATGCATTTTTCTACTGAAAGGCACTTGCCTAGAAGGTCTCTCATTCCATCACTATCAATTACGAGGAACATACAATCGGCAACCCCTGGATTTGTATTACCGCCAATCTGAAGAGCTTCTGATTTGActttatttattatttaacTCGTCCTATTTCCTGGATACCCCACATATTGTTGCTCAGTACCCAAACCTTCCCTGATTCTATAACGTCATAAATCATGAAATCGGACGGAATAATCTTGTTTTTGCTAATTATATAACAAATCAAGCTCATTCGTCCTACGAGTTCCGCTATATCATATTTCAACCGCTGTCCTATAAGATTCACAATGAGTTCGGTTCAGTGCATTAATGTTTGACATCCACCTGCTGGCTAGTACCTCACAATATGTTCATGTAATATATAGCCTTTTCGTCCAAACAAATTACGCCAACTTGTAGTTCATGATGTGcctcaaatttggaccatGAGCTCCGTCAGACTCTGAGTGCTGACCATTCTTGCATTACAATGTCAAACAACTCGCATTCGAATCCTAAATTGCCCATATCTTTGCGTATGTACTGAAGTATACGTTTCTGCTGAAAAGGCTTCGTTGTCCCAAAGGTATGGAACACGGTGCAATGCCAAATTTCCCCGGGAAGTCATGGAGCAAATTTATGTCCAGCCTTGTTCCTACACTtggaattttctttccaaaggCCACTTTGGCACTGAAGATAACACCAAGGCCAGATGATAAGACGTTTAGTTGTTCCAAGTTCACTGCCTTTCTTGAAGGtttgaatggaaaatggaGCAACGCGAAGATGCATCAAAGAGAGATATTTCCGGATCCAGAAGCAAGAATGTCAATGGTTCAAATCTCACGTTCGTTGAGCTGGCCTTTTTTACCGCGGGAAAACGAGAGGCGAGGCCACAAATCCGTGAATGATGGGCTTTGCTCGCAACGTGAAAAGAATTGTAGATCATAGATGCCGAGAAGTTCCATTGCTTTGGTGCCCTATCCCTATTGCAGCCCAAGTGCATCGTCCTTCATTTCCTCGGGAATTTATGGGCACAAATATAACCTATTTCATTAGTGGACTACGCCACACAGCGACGGAAACCATCAAGTTGCTTCCGAACATCGTTCAACCCCGACTATGTTGGTTTCCAAAAATCGAGTACTTCGAAGACCTTCAGACAGAACATAATTGAATGTATGTACGGTCAAGGTTTGGTAATTTTGATCTTACGACCTTTTTTTTCTGTCCGGGAACAATCCATTAAGGGTTAGTGAAAAGAATAAGAATGGCCCAAGCATTGTTCCCAACTTCTCTCGTTGTAACGTCCATTTAAAACCTTTTCAGAGCTGAGCTCTATCTTTGTTCCACGTTGTTCCAAACCATCAACCAGTGAGAACGGACAAAACAATCGGGCTTTCGATCCTTGCAAGAGATTTGTCTTGAGAAACAACCCATATGGCTATCATGCAGCGGAACGGTGAAACGAATATATTTCCATATTTCACGCCATTATCCAAACTAAGGTTTGGTTGGACCAGTCTTGAGATATGAAATATTGCCACATTTTAGGACGTTTATAATTGACCCACAGCAACTTGGTGTATAGCTTTGGCTCTGTTGGATCGTGTGATCCCGGGACAAAAGGGATTGTGAATTGCGAggagttcaaatattttggccaaaattatTACTAATTATGTATTAATGATAACTATTGCCTTATTTATTTACTTTATTACTTActtatttattattttatcatttaccTTATTTATTATATTATTTAATATAACTAGTTGGGTCCTTGATGTGGACTCATGTTCCCATTAAGTTGACAAGGCCATTTGTCTTATGTGAAGATCTTTTCAAGATTGCTCTTGTTCAGTACTATATGTCGTGTAGTTATGCCAAGAAACTTTGCCCATTTCGAAAGTTTGTTCCAATCTACGAATCTCGAACGAATCTGAGTTGTTCCAAGTTTGTGTTTGCCGAGGTTCCTCCGAAAAAAGCGATGGaggtgaaaaatatttgggaaGTCAATTAAAAGAACTTTCTAACACACTTTTCAGTCAAGGACAAGATGTGCATGAAATTTAAGAGACCTGTGATTGGTGCCTTCAGCATCATTaacatttttggtttgaaagtcCTCTCGGTATGAAGTCTTCAATAACTTTGGCACAACTTTGAAGGCCTTACCAATCTAAGGAGAGTCAAGGCAAATAAATTGTTCAAccaatgcaacaaaaatgacCATTAACATTAATAAAATGTTCAGTGAAATTGGCCCAAAACAAAAATCGTACGAACAACATATGAAGCATGAACAATTTGGAGCTTtggattgatttgattcaacCGCATATGAATATGATATCTATGTATATAATACATATCAGGGCAGTAAGTAAGTTGTTTAAAGGACTTAAATAGACATGAAATCGTTATTTACTTATGTGTACTCGCCAAAGACATTTTTAATCATATTTATTGTTTTGAGTATTTGGGCTATTGCACCGAAAGTTGCATATGAAGATGGTTTCCTCACTTACAGTGTGGCTaaccagagagacctttaactagaggagtggacatcaacggagctaggccgatttttctttgtcacaGCTCTTCTACCAAGCCATAAATGAAGACAGGCAGAAAGGTACTGATATTTGAGACCAAGCTGCCCATCTTTTATTACATTCATAATTACCTATTAttaaaactctagactttttactGCATAACCCAGCcactttcgatattttcattaaaacgAATATAACTCGAAACTTTGTCGTAAAAAactattatttttctttcaaatggctttttctTAATGTATGGTAGTAGCCCTTGTGACTTTTGGGGAGctcaaatgttgttttcacaaaGTGGCCTAACTTCGCCTATTGCcgattgccatgtccaatcctgcTGTCCATAGTCTAAAAACACACCCAATGAGACGTCAAGTCACTGATTAGCTTGCCAAGAATGGACCACTCTGAGAGGATTGCTTTTGGAGGTATACCGTGCTTATGTACATGCGTAGTTCAAGGCCAATCACGGGTGGCAAATAGCCATTTCAAATTATGAACgaaatgtcaaaacaaatcaaggcatttttctagcttctGAAAACAGAAAGCAGTCCCTTGAAAAGATTCTAACTCGGTCTAAAAGTTATGCTCTTAAATGGATATTAAAACCTAAAAGTTTCAACAAGCTATCAATTAGAGATTAAGAGCATGATTGATTGtgtcttgaatgtaatttatgGTATAATTTATCAAGGTGCTGTTGAATCATATGGGCTTCAATGATTCCATTTAATGTtgttcaaatccaaaatggTTATCTTTTAACATCACAAAcgcaaaatgtcaaatgtcaaatagaACTTTGAGCTATTGTActattgttccaaaaaagcaataattagacctcgaaaaaaatgtttcacttgaGGTTCCTTTAACATCCACTAACAAGTTTTTGGAAATCTTAAGTTCAGAAAATGTTCTTAggtttgcaattttttgtctGAGCTGAAAtcacacaaaacaaaaagtcaaGATTGTTACTTATTGGTACTTTCTCTCAAACTTGAGGAGGCATTTGACCCACTCTATGCATCAATCCATCAAACTTTACTTCAATAGTATTTATAGGGCgacttctctcacttcgaatattgcgaaggtgtttgagaagatcatcaagtccaaacttgttgaatttcttgatatccatgaagtcgtTCCTCgtagccagcatgggttccgagcacattttagcacggttacctaactgattgaacatattgagcaagttattgagggactagagagccatgaatcagttgatgtagactatctcgactttgccaaagcctttgacaaggtagatcatggtctgttagttaacagactccatgagattggcatccaaggcaaggttctcaattggttaagatgTTTCATTCAgaataggaagcaaattgtcaaggtcgagggattcttcagtgacattcatgatgtcaagtcagatgttcctcagggctctaTCCTctggcctctcctttttataatattcattgtcccacttcaaaagcttagcattactgccagcctctcttcttttgctgacaatacaaagttagtttctggtaggaatggccaagattccagtagccttgcaaaggacctagaaaaattctactcttgggttactgagagtaatatggccctgaatggaatgacattccgctcaatgacctttgggtcaactcccttaaatactccactcgtagataatggaggtaaagatattgagcaggtctcatctatgaaagatttaggtgcagtcctccaaaatagtggaaagttccatgagcatatccagctgaaggtgggtaaagcttttcaaatgtgtggttggatatatcgtacgtttaagtccaaatatagcatcacgatgctaactctgtacaagttgattgcccagtcacatcttgaatatgtttcactGATTTGGGCtagctccaatgagttcagcaggtttgcaaaaggtcgaacaagtccaaagatgtttcagaacattttcaaaatattcatgacCCCCTGACCCAAccaaggatttagggtcaattctagtgaccgtggaggcttaatgtgcgttttgagaNCAATNNNNNNNNNNNNNNNNNNNNNNNNNNNNNNNNNNNNNNNNNAACTTCTCTCGTTGTAACGTCCATTTAAAACCTTTTCAGAGCTGAGCTCTATCTTTGTTCCACGTTGTTCCAAACCATCAACCAGTGAGAACGGACAAAACAATCGGGCTTTCGATCCTTGCAAGAGATTTGTCTTGAGAAACAACCCATATGGCTATCATGCAGCGGAACGGTGAAACGAATATATTTCCATATTTCACGCCATTATCCAAACTAAGGTTTGGTTGGACCAGTCTTGAGATATGAAATATTGCCACATTTTAGGACGTTTATAATTGACCCACAGCAACTTGGTGTATAGCTTTGGCTCTGTTGGATCGTGTGATCCCGGGACAAAAGGGATTGTGAATTGCGAggagttcaaatattttggccaaaattatTACTAATTATGTATTAATGATAACTATTGCCTTATTTATTTACTTTATTACTTActtatttattattttatcatttaccTTATTTATTATATTATTTAATATAACTAGTTGGGTCCTTGATGTGGACTCATGTTCCCATTAAGTTGACAAGGCCATTTGTCTTATGTGAAGATCTTTTCAAGATTGCTCTTGTTCAGTACTATATGTCGTGTAGTTATGCCAAGAAACTTTGCCCATTTCGAAAGTTTGTTCCAATCTACGAATCTCGAACGAATCTGAGTTGTTCCAAGTTTGTGTTTGCCGAGGTTCCTCCGAAAAAAGCGATGGaggtgaaaaatatttgggaaGTCAATTAAAAGAACTTTCTAACACACTTTTCAGTCAAGGACAAGATGTGCATGAAATTTAAGAGACCTGTGATTGGTGCCTTCAGCATCATTaacatttttggtttgaaagtcCTCTCGGTATGAAGTCTTCAATAACTTTGGCACAACTTTGAAGGCCTTACCAATCTAAGGAGAGTCAAGGCAAATAAATTGTTCAAccaatgcaacaaaaatgacCATTAACATTAATAAAATGTTCAGTGAAATTGGCCCAAAACAAAAATCGTACGAACAACATATGAAGCATGAACAATTTGGAGCTTtggattgatttgattcaacCGCATATGAATATGATATCTATGTATATAATACATATCAGGGCAGTAAGTAAGTTGTTTAAAGGACTTAAATAGACATGAAATCGTTATTTACTTATGTGTACTCGCCAAAGACATTTTTAATCATATTTATTGTTTTGAGTATTTGGGCTATTGCACCGAAAGTTGCATATGAAGATGGTTTCCTCACTTACAGTGTGGCTaaccagagagacctttaactagaggagtggacatcaacggagctaggccgatttttctttgtcacaGCTCTTCTACCAAGCCATAAATGAAGACAGGCAGAAAGGTACTGATATTTGAGACCAAGCTGCCCATCTTTTATTACATTCATAATTACCTATTAttaaaactctagactttttactGCATAACCCAGCcactttcgatattttcattaaaacgAATATAACTCGAAACTTTGTCGTAAAAAactattatttttctttcaaatggctttttctTAATGTATGGTAGTAGCCCTTGTGACTTTTGGGGAGctcaaatgttgttttcacaaaGTGGCCTAACTTCGCCTATTGCcgattgccatgtccaatcctgcTGTCCATAGTCTAAAAACACACCCAATGAGACGTCAAGTCACTGATTAGCTTGCCAAGAATGGACCACTCTGAGAGGATTGCTTTTGGAGGTATACCGTGCTTATGTACATGCGTAGTTCAAGGCCAATCACGGGTGGCAAATAGCCATTTCAAATTATGAACgaaatgtcaaaacaaatcaaggcatttttctagcttctGAAAACAGAAAGCAGTCCCTTGAAAAGATTCTAACTCGGTCTAAAAGTTATGCTCTTAAATGGATATTAAAACCTAAAAGTTTCAACAAGCTATCAATTAGAGATTAAGAGCATGATTGATTGtgtcttgaatgtaatttatgGTATAATTTATCAAGGTGCTGTTGAATCATATGGGCTTCAATGATTCCATTTAATGTtgttcaaatccaaaatggTTATCTTTTAACATCACAAAcgcaaaatgtcaaatgtcaaatagaACTTTGAGCTATTGTActattgttccaaaaaagcaataattagacctcgaaaaaaatgtttcacttgaGGTTCCTTTAACATCCACTAACAAGTTTTTGGAAATCTTAAGTTCAGAAAATGTTCTTAggtttgcaattttttgtctGAGCTGAAAtcacacaaaacaaaaagtcaaGATTGTTACTTATTGGTACTTTCTCTCAAACTTGAGGAGGCATTTGACCCACTCTATGCATCAATCCATCAAACTTTACTTCAATAGTATTTATAGGGCgacttctctcacttcgaatattgcgaaggtgtttgagaagatcatcaagtccaaacttgttgaatttcttgatatccatgaagtcgtTCCTCgtagccagcatgggttccgagcacattttagcacggttacctaactgattgaacatattgagcaagttattgagggactagagagccatgaatcagttgatgtagactatctcgactttgccaaagcctttgacaaggtagatcatggtctgttagttaacagactccatgagattggcatccaaggcaaggttctcaattggttaagatgTTTCATTCAgaataggaagcaaattgtcaaggtcgagggattcttcagtgacattcatgatgtcaagtcagatgttcctcagggctctaTCCTctggcctctcctttttataatattcattgtcccacttcaaaagcttagcattactgccagcctctcttcttttgctgacaatacaaagttagtttctggtaggaatggccaagattccagtagccttgcaaaggacctagaaaaattctactcttgggttactgagagtaatatggccctgaatggaatgacattccgctcaatgacctttgggtcaactcccttaaatactccactcgtagataatggaggtaaagatattgagcaggtctcatctatgaaagatttaggtgcagtcctccaaaatagtggaaagttccatgagcatatccagctgaaggtgggtaaagcttttcaaatgtgtggttggatatatcgtacgtttaagtccaaatatagcatcacgatgctaactctgtacaagttgattgccCAGTCACgtcttgaatatgtttcaccGATTTGGGCtagctccaatgagttcagcaggtttgcaaaaggtcgaacaagtccaaagatgtttcagaacattttcaaaatattcatgacCCCCTGACCCAAccaaggatttagggtcaattctagtgaccgtggaggcttaatgtgcgttttgagagcaccttcaagccctcgagaatccaggctagttaaaacaatgaagtccaactctcttctttctcgggctctttcattttttaattggcttctctctaatattcgtagggagtacgtgggccttgttgatccgatAGTACAtttatctttcaagtcagacttggacaaaattttagatagcattcctgatcaacactacattcaagggctagctcagtccaccaactcaaattcgttggtggaccaa from Tigriopus californicus strain San Diego chromosome 1, Tcal_SD_v2.1, whole genome shotgun sequence includes the following:
- the LOC131882432 gene encoding 1-deoxyxylulose-5-phosphate synthase YajO-like, translating into MEYRYLGNTGLKVSNLCLGTMTFGENPNRPGQADEKLSHEIMDAFVESGGNFIDTADCYQMGLTEKIVGKWLQKQPRRDKIIIATKLAQAMRDDDPNCAGLSRHHIITNVEESLERLQTSYIDLLYVHVWDHGTPIQETLSALSDLVRCGKVHYIGASNFTGWQILTASETSKSLGLEKFCCLQQQYNLIVREIEWEVTEACSMTGMGLIPWSPLKGGWLSGKIHRGSQGAPTGSRVAFAQETGKANQSGPDFDSLAAQPRVWNILDQLKKTAASHGKTVAQVAIRWLLQRPNVPSVVIGAKTLGQLQDNLGAVSFQLSLEEMKSLDEASALPAPYPYEMIQRLNTKRVR
- the LOC131882520 gene encoding calmodulin-4-like, with protein sequence MSGGFLALQQKKSREKRKLVDLEDAFKEADKNKDGKLSLDEWCDVLAKTGHENARQEVVEVFRAKDRDMDGKMSFEEFCGQKSRYELAFEAIDKNGDGFVSRHEFKKICPNLSKEQREAAFDKFDKDGTGRINYKEFCSMLTKK